One Streptomyces sp. CNQ-509 DNA window includes the following coding sequences:
- a CDS encoding BlaI/MecI/CopY family transcriptional regulator gives MRRSGELERAVMDVLWDAGRPRTAKDVLDALPDRALAYTTVITVLDRLAQKGTARRERIGRSWHYTPAASRESYVTSLMMDVLAQAGDRDAVLAHFARSVSGPEADVLRDALAREADEHHGSDDKGKRRR, from the coding sequence GTGCGGCGTTCTGGCGAGTTGGAACGCGCGGTCATGGACGTCCTCTGGGACGCCGGTCGCCCCCGCACCGCCAAGGACGTGCTCGACGCGCTGCCGGACCGCGCGCTGGCGTACACGACGGTGATTACGGTCCTGGACCGGCTGGCGCAGAAGGGGACCGCCCGGCGCGAGCGCATCGGCCGGTCCTGGCACTACACTCCGGCGGCCAGCAGGGAGTCCTACGTCACCAGCCTGATGATGGACGTCCTCGCCCAGGCCGGGGACCGCGACGCCGTTCTGGCGCACTTCGCCCGCTCCGTGTCCGGCCCGGAGGCGGACGTCCTGCGCGACGCGCTGGCCCGCGAAGCGGATGAGCACCACGGGTCCGACGACAAGGGCAAGCGCCGCCGATGA
- a CDS encoding M56 family metallopeptidase, producing MSHLLHFAVMLACCLAAVRPLARARWVTRMPRTALLTWQALGLTLELSLLGLVFAAVFAPANQGLVPGLLDLARAGGAPAGPLAPAALALGAAYLAARGWSLALVCRDLARHRRRHRDLLTLVARSRAALPGVEVLDHPVPAAYCLPGRPGLVVLSTGALRLLGPRHLAAVVAHERAHLRQRHDLVLLPLLAWRRLLPRSALLLASVAAVRLLLEMCADDACCRRLPRRDLTDALARFTAAGGTVPPPAGGFAAADTAVTARTARLLVPRRATALARTAVLVVAAAALSTPVSLFALPL from the coding sequence ATGAGCCATCTGCTGCACTTCGCCGTCATGCTGGCCTGCTGCCTGGCGGCCGTGCGGCCGCTGGCCCGGGCCCGCTGGGTGACGCGGATGCCGCGCACCGCGCTCCTCACCTGGCAGGCCCTCGGCCTCACGCTGGAACTGTCCCTGCTCGGGCTGGTCTTCGCCGCCGTGTTCGCACCCGCCAACCAGGGGCTGGTGCCCGGCCTGCTGGACCTCGCGCGCGCAGGCGGCGCCCCCGCGGGGCCGCTCGCCCCGGCGGCCCTGGCGCTCGGCGCCGCGTATCTCGCCGCCCGCGGCTGGAGCCTGGCGCTGGTCTGCCGGGACCTCGCCCGGCACCGGCGCCGCCACCGCGACCTGCTGACGCTCGTGGCCCGCTCGCGGGCGGCGCTGCCCGGTGTCGAAGTGCTCGACCATCCCGTCCCCGCCGCGTACTGCCTGCCCGGGCGGCCCGGGCTCGTCGTGCTCAGCACCGGCGCCCTGCGCCTCCTCGGCCCGCGGCACCTCGCCGCCGTCGTCGCCCACGAACGCGCCCACCTGCGCCAGCGCCACGATCTCGTCCTCCTTCCGCTGCTGGCCTGGCGACGGCTGCTGCCGCGCAGTGCGCTGCTGCTCGCATCCGTGGCGGCGGTCCGGCTGTTGCTGGAGATGTGCGCGGACGACGCCTGCTGCCGCCGCCTGCCGCGCCGCGACCTGACGGACGCCCTGGCCCGGTTCACCGCCGCGGGCGGCACCGTCCCGCCCCCCGCCGGCGGCTTCGCCGCCGCGGACACCGCCGTCACCGCCCGGACCGCCAGGCTGCTGGTGCCGCGGCGGGCCACGGCTCTCGCCCGTACGGCGGTGCTGGTCGTCGCCGCCGCGGCGCTGTCCACTCCGGTGAGCCTGTTCGCCCTCCCGCTGTGA
- a CDS encoding MMPL family transporter, with product MLVRIARACHRRRWTTLLGWLLAALALASAGGMAGTDFDSAYDLPGTGSQRAYDVLERHFPEQSAGTGDIVLHADAGLDAPGVRERARDVLAAARTADPVVAEVVPFDDAARGGLVSDDGTTATARIVFTVGRTEVPDEAAEKIRQRLTGMSGDGLHVELSGTMFAPKPSTGLSESVGLAAALVILLAAFGSLAMAGLPVLAALTGLLTAMGLVMLLSKAMNVPDFSMSVAVMIVLGVAVDYALFIAARYRGARREGHEPDRAVALAAGTSGAAVLFAGTTVIVSLGGMFFMGVPFVYGLAVSCIVGVAATLGLALTLVPALLGIADRWLTPRGRLERRGAGARGAGAYERAPGAYEKLLRGRPLAVVVGATALLLALCAPLAAMRLGSADAGNAPASDTTRRAHELKQEAFGPGATAPLMVVADLRGASPDDTAGLVERLRRAPGVAHVGPPATSPDGRAQVVTVVPRTDAQDEATPRLVRELRETALPEAAAGTPVRLYVGGVTATFQDLTDRMADRLAVFVLAVVVISALVLGLMFRSPVVSVQAVVLTLLSLGVSYGLLVAVFQWGWASGVLSTGATGPVESYLPMTLMALLFGLGMDYQVFVLARIREARLRGAEAGDAVAEGLRDSRRVVLAAALIMAAVFASFALSPDRIMKQFGLGLAGGVLVAAAAVLVVTPALLTCLGDRAWPRTARHPGVPAAGPRPEAGARSGEPTRT from the coding sequence ATGCTCGTCCGCATCGCCCGCGCCTGCCACCGCCGGCGCTGGACCACCCTCCTCGGCTGGCTGCTGGCCGCGCTGGCCCTCGCGTCGGCCGGCGGCATGGCCGGCACGGACTTCGACTCCGCGTACGACCTGCCCGGCACCGGCTCCCAGCGCGCGTACGACGTGCTGGAGCGGCACTTCCCCGAACAGTCCGCGGGCACCGGCGACATCGTGCTGCACGCCGACGCCGGCCTCGACGCTCCCGGCGTACGGGAGCGGGCGCGGGACGTGCTCGCGGCGGCGCGTACCGCCGACCCCGTGGTGGCCGAGGTCGTCCCCTTCGACGACGCCGCCCGCGGCGGGCTCGTCAGCGACGACGGCACCACCGCGACGGCGCGCATCGTCTTCACCGTCGGCCGCACCGAGGTGCCCGACGAGGCCGCCGAGAAGATCAGGCAGCGGCTGACCGGCATGTCCGGTGACGGCCTGCACGTCGAGTTGTCCGGCACCATGTTCGCCCCGAAGCCGAGCACCGGGCTGAGCGAGAGCGTCGGCCTCGCGGCCGCGCTGGTGATCCTGCTCGCCGCGTTCGGGTCGCTGGCGATGGCGGGGCTGCCCGTCCTGGCCGCACTGACCGGGCTGTTGACCGCCATGGGGCTGGTCATGCTGCTGAGCAAGGCCATGAACGTGCCGGACTTCAGCATGTCGGTGGCCGTGATGATCGTCCTCGGAGTCGCCGTGGACTACGCGCTGTTCATCGCCGCCCGCTACCGCGGTGCCCGCCGCGAAGGACACGAGCCCGACCGGGCGGTGGCGCTGGCCGCGGGCACGTCCGGGGCGGCGGTGCTCTTCGCCGGCACGACGGTGATCGTGTCGCTGGGCGGGATGTTCTTCATGGGGGTGCCCTTCGTGTACGGGCTGGCCGTGTCGTGCATCGTCGGTGTCGCCGCGACCCTCGGCCTGGCGCTCACCCTGGTGCCGGCTCTGCTGGGCATCGCCGACCGGTGGCTGACGCCGCGCGGGCGGCTGGAGCGCCGGGGTGCCGGGGCGCGGGGGGCCGGTGCGTACGAACGGGCCCCCGGTGCGTACGAGAAGCTCCTGCGCGGCCGGCCCCTCGCGGTGGTCGTCGGCGCCACCGCGCTGCTGCTGGCCCTCTGCGCGCCGCTGGCCGCGATGCGGCTGGGCTCCGCCGACGCCGGCAACGCCCCCGCCTCGGACACCACCCGCCGGGCCCACGAGCTGAAGCAGGAGGCGTTCGGTCCCGGCGCCACCGCGCCGCTGATGGTGGTGGCCGACCTGCGCGGTGCCTCTCCCGATGACACCGCCGGGCTGGTCGAGCGGCTGCGCCGCGCCCCCGGCGTCGCCCACGTCGGCCCGCCGGCCACCAGCCCGGACGGCCGGGCCCAGGTCGTCACCGTCGTCCCGCGCACCGACGCGCAGGACGAGGCCACACCCCGGCTCGTACGCGAACTGCGGGAGACGGCACTGCCGGAGGCCGCGGCCGGTACCCCGGTGCGCCTGTACGTGGGCGGGGTGACCGCCACGTTCCAGGACCTCACCGACCGGATGGCCGACCGGCTGGCCGTCTTCGTCCTGGCCGTCGTCGTCATCTCCGCGCTGGTGCTCGGGCTGATGTTCCGCTCGCCGGTCGTGTCCGTGCAGGCGGTGGTCCTCACCCTGCTGTCCCTGGGGGTCTCCTACGGGCTGCTGGTCGCGGTCTTCCAGTGGGGCTGGGCGTCCGGCGTGCTCTCCACCGGCGCCACCGGTCCGGTGGAGAGCTACCTGCCGATGACGCTGATGGCGCTGCTCTTCGGACTCGGCATGGACTACCAGGTGTTCGTCCTCGCCCGGATCCGCGAAGCCCGCCTGCGCGGGGCGGAGGCGGGCGACGCCGTGGCCGAGGGCCTGCGGGACTCACGCCGCGTGGTGCTGGCCGCGGCGCTGATCATGGCGGCGGTCTTCGCCAGTTTCGCGCTCTCTCCCGACCGCATCATGAAGCAGTTCGGACTCGGCCTCGCCGGCGGCGTGCTGGTCGCCGCGGCGGCCGTCCTGGTCGTCACCCCCGCGCTGCTCACGTGCCTCGGCGACCGCGCCTGGCCGCGCACGGCCCGGCACCCCGGCGTCCCGGCGGCCGGACCGCGGCCGGAAGCCGGCGCCCGGAGCGGCGAGCCGACCCGGACGTAG
- a CDS encoding SRPBCC family protein, whose product MTEAATRVVRRQTVVAAPLEKAFAVFTERFGDFKPREHNLLGAPIADTVFERRVGGHIYDRAEDGSECRWARVLAYEPPERVVFSWDIGPTWTLETDPENTSEVEVRFIAETPDRTRVELEHRNIDRHGPGWPSVADGVGAGEGWPLYLDRYAALFN is encoded by the coding sequence ATGACTGAGGCAGCAACCCGTGTGGTGCGGCGGCAGACCGTCGTGGCGGCACCCCTGGAGAAGGCGTTCGCCGTCTTCACCGAGCGCTTCGGCGACTTCAAGCCGCGGGAGCACAACCTCCTCGGCGCCCCCATCGCCGACACCGTCTTCGAGCGGCGGGTCGGGGGCCACATCTACGACCGCGCCGAGGACGGCAGCGAGTGCCGCTGGGCCCGGGTGCTGGCGTACGAGCCGCCGGAGCGGGTGGTGTTCAGCTGGGACATCGGCCCCACCTGGACGCTGGAGACCGACCCGGAGAACACCAGCGAGGTGGAGGTCCGCTTCATCGCGGAGACGCCGGACCGCACCCGCGTGGAACTGGAGCACCGCAACATCGACCGCCACGGCCCAGGTTGGCCGTCCGTCGCGGACGGTGTGGGCGCAGGCGAGGGCTGGCCACTGTACCTGGACCGCTACGCCGCGCTCTTCAACTGA
- a CDS encoding helix-turn-helix transcriptional regulator, which produces MATYETDDGWSAVGDPTRRAIMTCLAERERAVGELADELPISRPAVSQHLKVLKNAGLVTERTAGTRRIYRLNPAGVAALRDQLETFWSRALAGYREAAEDHDNGKEAHGEEKA; this is translated from the coding sequence GTGGCTACTTACGAAACGGACGACGGGTGGAGCGCGGTGGGTGACCCCACCAGGCGGGCCATCATGACCTGCCTGGCCGAGCGGGAGCGCGCGGTCGGGGAACTGGCCGACGAACTGCCGATCAGCAGGCCGGCGGTCTCCCAGCACCTGAAGGTGCTCAAGAACGCGGGACTGGTCACCGAGCGCACCGCGGGCACGAGACGGATCTACCGGCTCAACCCGGCGGGGGTGGCCGCGCTCCGGGACCAGCTTGAGACGTTCTGGAGCCGGGCCCTGGCCGGGTACCGGGAAGCCGCAGAAGACCACGACAACGGCAAGGAAGCACACGGCGAGGAGAAGGCATGA
- a CDS encoding cupin domain-containing protein: MAKNEAWTARVTLEDVAPNRRQGGAIRALLTPASVGATSGFLGHLELAPGEFVTEHYHPFSDKFLYVTEGSAVVRVDGEEVPLESDQALLITRGQRNRIENRGEGVLKAVFQIAPLAPRPELGHVDTEPVPHPGCVPPRVGG, translated from the coding sequence GTGGCAAAAAATGAGGCATGGACCGCCAGGGTCACCTTGGAAGACGTCGCGCCGAACCGCCGGCAGGGGGGTGCCATACGGGCGCTGCTCACCCCCGCGTCCGTCGGCGCGACCTCCGGGTTCCTGGGGCATCTCGAACTGGCCCCGGGGGAATTCGTCACGGAGCACTACCACCCGTTCTCCGACAAGTTCCTGTACGTGACCGAGGGTTCGGCCGTCGTCCGGGTCGACGGCGAAGAAGTACCGCTGGAATCGGACCAGGCGCTGCTCATCACCCGCGGCCAGCGCAACCGCATCGAGAACCGCGGCGAAGGGGTGCTGAAGGCCGTATTCCAGATCGCCCCGCTCGCGCCCCGTCCTGAACTCGGCCATGTGGACACCGAACCCGTGCCCCATCCCGGGTGCGTACCACCGCGCGTGGGTGGCTGA
- a CDS encoding beta-ketoacyl synthase, with translation MITGIGVRAPGGVGTDAFWKLLVAGRTATRTMTLIDPSPFRSRVAAEIDFDPAAEGLSPAEAETYDRATQLALAATREAVRDSGLDTTGTDPGRIGVSIGTAVGCTTSLDREYERASHGGSRWLVDPTVAVKQLFDYFIPSSIGRDVAWETGAEGPVTVISTGCTSGLDAVGYGADLVRTGRADVVVCGATDAPISPITVACFDAIKATSANNDDPEHASRPFDRRRDGFVLGEGAAVFVLEEHTAAHHRGAHLYAEVRGFATRTNAYHMTGLTRDGREMAEAIRAAMHQARCTGDDLGYINAHGSGTRQNDRHETAAFKRSLGTRAYDVPVSSIKSMIGHSLGAIGSLELAACALAIEHSVIPPTANYTNPDPECDLDYVPNIAREQRVDTVLSVGSGFGGFQSAAVLTRPPTKAATP, from the coding sequence GTGATCACCGGCATCGGCGTACGGGCCCCGGGCGGGGTGGGCACGGACGCGTTCTGGAAGCTGCTGGTCGCCGGGCGCACCGCGACCCGCACGATGACGCTGATCGACCCCTCCCCGTTCCGGTCCCGCGTCGCGGCCGAGATCGACTTCGACCCGGCGGCGGAGGGTCTGTCGCCCGCGGAAGCGGAAACCTACGACAGGGCGACGCAACTCGCGCTCGCCGCCACCCGCGAGGCGGTGCGCGACAGCGGACTGGACACCACCGGGACGGACCCCGGCCGGATCGGCGTCAGCATCGGCACCGCCGTCGGCTGCACCACCAGCCTCGACCGGGAGTACGAGCGGGCCAGCCACGGCGGTTCCCGCTGGCTGGTCGACCCCACGGTCGCTGTGAAGCAGCTCTTCGACTACTTCATTCCGTCGTCCATCGGCCGGGACGTGGCCTGGGAGACGGGGGCGGAGGGCCCGGTGACCGTGATCTCCACGGGCTGCACCTCGGGCCTCGACGCCGTGGGCTACGGAGCCGACCTCGTCCGCACCGGCCGGGCGGACGTGGTCGTCTGCGGCGCGACCGACGCCCCCATCTCCCCCATCACCGTCGCCTGCTTCGACGCGATCAAGGCGACCTCCGCGAACAACGACGACCCCGAACACGCCTCCCGCCCCTTCGACCGCCGGCGCGACGGCTTCGTCCTCGGCGAGGGAGCCGCCGTCTTCGTCTTGGAGGAACACACCGCCGCCCACCACCGCGGAGCCCACCTGTACGCCGAAGTCCGCGGCTTCGCCACCCGCACCAACGCCTACCACATGACGGGCCTGACCCGGGACGGCCGCGAGATGGCCGAAGCCATCCGCGCCGCCATGCACCAGGCCCGCTGCACCGGCGACGACCTCGGCTACATCAACGCCCACGGCTCCGGCACCCGGCAAAACGACCGGCACGAAACCGCCGCATTCAAACGCAGCCTCGGCACCCGCGCCTACGACGTACCCGTCAGCTCCATCAAATCGATGATCGGCCACTCCCTCGGCGCCATCGGCTCCCTGGAACTGGCCGCCTGCGCACTGGCCATCGAACACAGCGTGATCCCACCCACCGCGAACTACACCAACCCCGACCCCGAATGCGACCTGGACTACGTCCCCAACATCGCACGCGAACAGCGCGTGGACACCGTCCTCAGCGTCGGCAGCGGCTTCGGCGGCTTCCAGAGCGCCGCCGTACTCACCCGCCCACCCACGAAAGCAGCGACACCATGA